The Dokdonia sp. 4H-3-7-5 genomic interval CCTCTTATTAGGTCTGCTAGAAATGAAAAACCACCTGGATTAAAGTCTTCCTTATCTATCGATTGATATCCTATCCCGGATCTATCTTTTTGGGCAAGTCTCTTTTCCTTATCAGTTAGGTTTTTATCTTTCTTTTGTTTTGCCTCACCAGTAAGAGCTACTTCATTTAATATCTCATACTGAGATTCTAGTTCCACTTTTAAGAACGAGTTATCTAAAATAATGGTTTCCTTTGCCTTAGTGTCTTTATACTCAAAACTTAAAATAGCACCCTCTTGAGTAGTGATTACAAACTCACCATTACTATCTGTTATCACCTCATTAAGAGATCCCTTTTGAATAACATAGCATCCATAAACAGGTTTGTTATTTAATAAAACTTTTCCTCTAACTTCAATTTTTTTATCAACACCTATCACCTTGTCAGAAAGTTTTTTCTCAAAACTATTTATTGAGTTAGAATAGTCTAATTGAGAAAGGTTTCCTTCATAATCATTCCCTTTTACTAAGGCGCTATTTGCTTCTTTATTTACTATTGTATTGATTATGATTGCTCCATTGCTGGCTGCAGATCCATATTTAAAGTATGCCATATCACCTGGCATTACATATATGCTAGAAATAGAGCTAGCGTCGAGATATAGTGGCAATGATGTAAAAGGAATATCATCTACAATAAAATATCCTATTGGATTAACATTAGTTATAAATTGAGCAAATCGACCAGTTCCTTTTACCGTTAATCCCGGAACAATTTTTAAAACATCTGCTACATACTTTGCTCCTGAAGGAAAATCCTCTTTTGACAATATACCATAAGCTTCTTCAACAGAAGATTGCTTATTCTTATTTACAGCACCACTACCCGTTAATACCACCTCATTGAGAACATCAAATGATTTAGTTAACCTTATCGAGAGATCTCTTATATTGTCCTCAACAACTACTTGTTTTGAGTCCATACCTAGGAATTCAAAATTTAATACATCCCCTTGTTTAGCAGAGATTTTAAAACGCCCACTACGATCTGTTCTAACCTCCTTAAAAGTATTATTAATACTTACTAAAACTCCCGAAAGTGGTTGTTCATCAAAGTACACGGTTCCTGATATCGTATTATTATCATTTTCCGAAATCTCAATAGTCTCAATAAATACACCGTCAGATGTATTCAGTAAACTTTTGGCTTCTTTTATTTTTCTATTGTACAATGGTATATACTTGCCCTCATTATATTGAGCCCATTCATTGAGAACTATGTGATTAGCACTCTGAGTACTGCTTACAACTATAAAATCTCCGGATGTATATATAGGATCAAAACTACCCAAATTAACCAGCCCATCAGAAAATAAAAAGGTCACATCAGAATTTTGAGGTGTTTCTGCCAATTCACTAACATCTGTATTACCAAAATATGATTGATTCGCTAAAAACCGATATACGTCTTCCTGTGATGACCCGTAATTAAAAGATTTTTTATCATTTATTGTATTACTAAAAATAATTACATCAACCTCTGCAGGGTTGACATCACCTAAGTACGCTTTTAAGAGTTTTATTTCCTTATCTAAGGATCGATCCATCATTGACCTAGATACATCCCAAAGAATAGATACACGATTCACCTTGGTGTTAGTAATCTCAGAATTATTTTGAAGTGATGGCTTTGCTAGTATAGATAAATCTACACCATTTGAAACTTGTTTGACCCAACCATCTTGACTGACCGACCTTAAAAAAGATCGTTTTGAATTAAGACTTTGGGAGATTGCAAGACCTAACTCTTCACCATAAACTTCTAAGAGCTCTATGCTTAGCACAATGTCCTGACTTACAACAATATTAGCTGGTATCAAATCTATAGTTTCAATACCACTCCTGGAAGAAATAGTATGGTAGATAGGCTTAGACAGAAATTGCTCTCTTGGGAATCCTTTATCGTAATTATAAATATTCACACGTATTTTTATACTGTCGGAAATATTTTCAACAACATTGAAGCTAACCTTTGATAATTTATGCCTTCCTTTTGGAATCTTAATGAAACTAGCTATTTCACCTCCTAATCCCTCTTTATCTTTCCAGTAGGCCAATAATTCATTAGTCCGTTGTTTAGATCCAAAGCGCTCTGCTTTTCCCCATTTTGAAGTCAGCATCACTTCATCTAAACCATAGACATCTTTAACGAGTTCAATAGTGTTATCTTTTTGAAATTTACTGACCAATTCTTCAAAAGAATAGCTCTGTGTTTTATAACCTACAACTGAAAATTGGATGACATCGCTATCTATAATTTTACTTTCATCAAATTGCAAGGACATGAAACCATCTTTATTAGTTACGGTTCCTATTGCTTTATCCACAAAACCCGCATTTACATATGGAATACCTAAACGAGTATCGCTGTCAATAATATTAGCCTCTATAGTTATTACATACTGAGCACTACATAGAGAACTAAAAAAAAGGATGATTAGAAAAGTAAATTGTTTCATAAAAGTGATTTTTGATTGATTGAGATATTTTAACAAAAAGGATGCCAAAACCGCAATAAATTTACATTTAATTGCTCATTATCTTTGCTTTACATATAATTGGCATGATATAATTGATCTTAGCAGACACCCACATATCAAACATATAATCTCAAAAAATAATTAGTTTACACCAAGTGAACTTTCCTATTCACATAATTATTCAAAATACAATTTAACCAACACTGCCAGCGGTATACCACTCACAAAGAATATTTATACTTTTTAAATTATGTATATTTTGTACGCTTTCGCGAAAGCGTAATCCACTTACTTAAACTTTAGATTGAGTTGATTTTAATATCTTTAAGAATCAAAAACAATCAATCCTTATGAAACGTCGTTCCTTTCTTCAAAAAAGTGCTGCAGCTAGTGCAGCTTTTACTATCGTTCCTAGCTTTGTGCTAGGCGGAAATCATGTGCCTCCCTCAGATACTTTATATATAGGAGCAATAGGTGTAGGTGGTCGTGGCGGCGGCGTGGTGAATGATCTTACAAACTATGGTAAAGTGAAGTTTGTGGCAATGTGCGACGTAGATGATAAGATGGGTGCCGCGAGCTATGCCATGCACCCAAAAGCCAAAACGTATAGAGACTTTAGAAAGTTATACGATAATCATATAAAGGAAATAGATGCGATAATGGTAGGAACACCAGATCATACGCATGCTACCATCGCATTACCTTTTATGCGTGAGAATAAACATGCATATGTAGAGAAGCCTCTTACACATAATATTTACGAAGCTCGTTTAATGGCAACCGTGGCACGACAGCAAGGAATTGTAACCCAGATGGGAAACCAAGGAGCTTCTGGTGATGGGATTAGAGTAGCCCAGGAGTGGATTAACTCCGGAGTTATAGGTACAGTTTCTCGTGTAGATTGCTGGACTAATCGACCGGTGTGGCCACAAGGATTTAAACACATAACAGAAGGGCATCCAGTACCAAAAAATCTAGATTGGGATTTGTGGTTAGGGCCTGCTTCATACCGTGCTTATAATGAGAATTACCTGCCATTTAAGTGGAGAGGTTTTTGGGATTTTGGTACAGGAGCCATGGGAGATATGGGTTGTCACATTATGGAAACGCCATTCAAAGCCTTAAATCTAGGCTTCCCTTATGAAGCCGAAGCTAGTTGTACGAGCATCTGGTCTGGAGATTTTGTGGAGGCAGATTACAGAGAGGCTTGCCCACCAAGTTCTATTGTAAGATTAAAGTTTGACTCACCTACTCAGGGTGACGTGGGGTTAAACTGGTATGATGGTGGAATTATGCCAGATTTACCTAGCGAATTAGGAGAAGGAGAGAAGCCAGGTGATGGCGGTGGTGGTAGCATTTTTTACGGTAGCGATGGGATTATGGTTACAGACACCTATAGTGCAAACCCGCGTTTGCTTCCTAGCGAGCGTATGAAAGATATGACCGCAGTGTCGCAAACAATCAAAAGAGTGACCACTGGTCATGCTGGAGAGTGGATTGAGGCGTGTATTAATGGTGGCGCTACATCATCACCATTTTCTTATGGAGGACCTCTTACAGAGGCTGTACTTATGGGCAATCTCGCTATTAAAGCTTTCCAATACAAAGAATTGAAAGAAGGTAAAAAATCAGGAGACTGGGATCCATATAACTACCCTGGTCGTCGTACGATTAAGTGGGACGGAGATAATATGCGTGTAACTAATTATGAGGAAGCAAATGCATGGGTGAAGCGTGACTACCGTAAGGGATGGGAGTTGTAATTATTTTATTTAAAAGCACAAAAAAATCCGCAATCATACGATTGCGGATTTTTTTATAAGTCCATTCCGTTATTAAAATTCAGCCTTTCTCTTCTCGAGAAATGCCGTTGTTCCTTCTATAAACTGGTCAGTTCCAAAACAACCGCCAAATTCTTCAATTTCTGTATCATATCCATCTACACCGTCTTCAAATCCTGCATTTACTGCATTAATTGCCGCTGCGATTGCCATAGGTGAGTTACGCATGATTTTACCTCCTAGTTTTTCTGCGAGTGGCAACAATTCTTCTTGTGCTACGATATGGTTGATAAGACCGTACTCTAATGCTGTGTTTGCATCTATCATTCCTGCAGTCATAATCATCTCCATGGCACGTCCTTTACCTACTAGTTGTGGTAAACGTTGTGTACCACCATATCCTGGGATTACTCCTAAACTTACTTCTGGAAGCCCCATGCGTGCATTATCACTTGCAATTCTAAAATGTGCCGCCATCGCAAGTTCTAGTCCGCCACCTAGAGCAAAACCATTAATTGCAGCGATAACTGGAGTTCCCATATCTGCTACATAATCAAATAGAATTTCTTGGCCTTTACGAGCAAGTTCTGCTCCTTCAGATTCTGAGAAATTTGCAAACTCGGAGATATCTGCACCTGCTACAAAAGCTTTTTCGCCAGAACCAGTTATGATTGTAACGCGTACGGTTGCATCTTCTTCCGCTTTCGCGAAAGCGTTATGAAGTTCTTCAATAGTCTCTTTGTTTAAAGCATTGAGCTTAGAAGGACGATTGATTGTAATTGTAGTAATACCGTTTTCTGTAGTTGAAAGAATATTATTGTACATAGTACTATGTTGGTTTTTAATATTGGTTCTTATATAGCCGTAATAGCCACGATTTAAAACTTCTTATTTTGGGAAAACAACCTTAAACACAGTTCCTTTTCCTTCTTGAGAAGTAAAGGTAATACTTCCATTATAGGTCTCCATAATATTTTTTACCATTGCGAGCCCTAGCCCCATTCCGCTAGATTTGGTTGTGAATTTAGGCTCAAAGATTTTTACTTCATTCTCTGCCGAAATTCCTATTCCGTTATCTGTTACAGTAATCTCAACCTCTTTTTCTAGTTCTTGTACAGCTACAATAATATTAGGATGCTCTGTAGTCTTAGTTGCTTGTACTGCATTTTTAACCAGGTTTGTAACCACGCGAATCAGTTGCGTCCTGTCAAAATTTGCATATAACTCTTCCTTTTCACTAGAAAAATAGATGTAACGTTCATTAAATATATCTACAGAAAGCTTTACTATGTTAGGTACATTGAGAATCTCACTTTGCTGTGCAGGCATATCTGCAAAGTTTGAAAATGCACTCGCGATACTACTCATGGTATCAATTTGCTGAATAAGAGTCTTACTATATTCCTTTATTTTATCGTGTACTTCTGGATCTTCTGGGTCAAAACGGCGTTCAAAACTCTGTACAGAGAGTCGCATAGGCGTAAGTGGATTTTTAATCTCATGTGCTACCTGCTTTGCCATCTCTCTCCAGGCCGCCTCACGCTCATTCTGGGCAAGCTGCACGGCACTTCCTTCTAGCTCGTCAATCATACGATTATAAGCATTCACCAATGTAGTGAGCTCAGATGGTAGCGCAATAGTGTCTATCTTCTCGTTGCGTTTGTCTAGTTGAGTAGCTTTAATATTATCTTCTACCGTTTTTAAAGTTTTAGTAATATACTTAGCTAAGAAATAAGCTAGCAAAATAGCCGTAAACACCATCAATATGTTAACAATAACAAGACGCCATAAAATCTCTCGAAGCTCTTTATTAATAAAGGCTTCACTATCTTCATACTGTATCTCAAGTATGGCAAGTGGCTTATATTTTGGGTCGTTTATATATGAGTAAGAAAGCTGCTGTGATACTTCTCCATCTAGCTGATTTACATATCTCTTTTCTTCAGATTCTTCTAAGTTTTGAAGTGTCTCAAGACACAATTTCTTTTGCTGCGGACTATCAAATAATTGATCTGTAGATGATATTAAAGGTTCTCCTTCTAGATCGTACATGGTGATATTCTCTCCTTGAATACTCGCAATTTCATATATTTTTTCTTTAAAAATATATGGGATTTTTTCGGTTTTGAGTTCGTAGCTGGTATTATCTAAGACGAAATCTATCGTCTTTCTTATGGAAGACTCTTTACGCTCTAATCGCTCCTCATTATAATCTCTTATTTGCTCTTTATATTGAAAATAAGTAACTCCTGCTATCATTAAAAAGGCAATCAATACCAGCGTGAGCATCGAGGTAAAGATTTTTGTTCCTAGTGAGGTACGATTAAAAGTGAGCATTAAGCATTTGGGTTTTTGTCTTGTATTTTCTTATACAATTTAATGCCTAACATCAACAATACTGCCAAACCTACTAGGCCTAGCATTCCAAAAATCCAATTGGTTGTGCTTTTTGTAACTGCAAGGAAAACCACTGCAAATAAGATAAGCGTTGCGCCTTCATTCCACAGTCTCATCTGGCCGGATGAGTATTTAAAAACTCCCTCTTGTAAACTTCTATGGATACGCCAACTTTTCCAATGATATAAAAATAGGAGTACTATGAATGCGAGTTTAATATGCATCCACGGAGCGCTAAAAAGACCGGGGTTTATATAAAACATCAAGCTCCCAAAAATCACAGTGAGCACCATAGAAGGGCCCGTAATTATCTTCCAAAGGCGGTGCGCCATTAAGCCAAGTTGCTTGCCTAGTATTTCTTTATCTGGTGACGGTTTTTCACTAGCTTCTATCTGATATACAAAAAGACGCGGCATGTAAAAAAGTCCCGCAAACCAGGTGACTACAAAGATGATGTGTAGGGATTTGAAATAAGGGTAGTATTCTGCCATAATGGTAAAGATACGAAGCAAAATAAAACAATAAAGGCGCAGAATTTCTTCTGCGCCTTTCAAATAATAAAATTACTTTACCTACTCCTTTGCATCCTCCACAAAAAGGTAATCTAACTTCAAGCTATTAAACTCGTCATTAAACTTAGTTACCTCTGCATCTAGCATTGTGTCAAATGCATCAAGCTGTGTATTGATTGCTGCCGTAAGTTCATTTTTCACAGCAATATCTTGATCTGTAGGTCCAAAATCTCCCATACCCACAAGACTGTTTAAATGCCCTAGCTTATTTGTTAACTTAATAGGGAAGTTGAGTGGATCTTGTCCTGAGCGATTCTTTGTTTGATATAATTCTTTCTCAATTTTACCAAACTCTTCCTGCATTGTTTTTGCTTTCTCACGCAAATCTGCAGTACGTTCATCGTCTTTGTATTGTGTGGTAAACGACTTGAGCTGATTATTAATTTTCTTAATCTTTTTGATGCTTTGGTGCGCTCTGTCTACAGATTTATTTACATCAGAAATAAAGTCGTGTTGCTTTTGCATATCTGCCACTGTAGCTTCTGCATTAGGATTTGCAACTATTTCAAAAGTTTCTGTTTGCACCTCTCCATTTACATTAAGTGACACCTTATAATTCCCAGGAACTGCTTTAGGTCCATCGAGACTTGCCCACCATAGTATCATTTTATCAAGCTTTTCGGCGCCGTCTGTACGGGTGTTCCAAGCAAACATATTCCCACCTTTCTTAGCTTTCAGCTTTTCACCTTTTTTCTTAGCTCCTGTGCTAAACGACTTGAGCGTATCGCCCGCCATCGTCATATAAGATAACGTTACAGTATCTTTCTTAGCATCAAAATCTTTCAAGTTGAAGTAAGTCATTACACCACCTGGATGATTAGTTCCAGCTGTAAGGCTTGATTTTCCGCCGTTTCCGCCCATTCTGTAGGTTGGTTTTGGCTTAAATAATTTGTTTGTTCCAGCTTTCGCGAAAGCGGACTGATGCAACATCCCAAGGTCATCTATAATCCAAAGGCTACGCCCCTGCGTTGCTACAATGAGGTTATCATCCTTAATAGTAAGGTCTGTAATAGGAACGATAGGTAAGTTAAGTTGGAACGATTTCCAGTTTTTACCATCGTCAAAACTGATGTACATACCCGTTTCTGTACCGGCGTATAATAACCCTTTTTGCTTAGGATCCTCACGCACTACACGCGTAAAATGCTCTGCAGGAATACCATTTGTGATTTTTTTCCACGACTTTCCGTAATCTGTAGTTTTATATAAATAAGGGGCAAAATCACCTAGTTTATAACGTGTTCCTGCCACGTAAGCTGTTCCTTCTTCAAAGGCAGATGGCTCTACGCTGTTTATCATCATATTTTCTGGCATCCCTTTAGGCGTTACGTTTTCCCAAGATTGCCCTCCATTACGAGTTACATGTACGAGACCATCGTCACTACCTACATATAACAGTCCTTCCTTCATAGGAGACTCTGCTGCTGCAAATATGGTACAGTAGTACTCCACAGAGGTATTATCTTGTGTGATAGGTCCTCCAGAAGATTTCATTTTTTCTGGATCGTTAGTCGTAAGATCACCACTTATTACTTCCCAGCTTTGACCTTCATTTTCACTCACGTGCACACTCTGTGAGAATGTGTACAATCTCTTAGGATTGTGCTTTGAGAAAATAATAGGGAAATTCCACTGGAAGCGGTATTTCATATCCTCCACACCGTGACCCATTGGGTTATCTGGCCATACAGATACGCTACGTACCGTGTTTTTCTCGTGGTTTACACGCGTTAAGAATCCGTCGTAACTTCCTCCATACACAATCTCATTATTTTCTGGATCTACAGCTATATGTGCAGACTCACCACCAGCGGTACTCTCCCAGTCATTTTCTGTAATGCTACCACCTTCTGTACGGTGCGGAATGCGTATCGTGCTGTTATCTTGCTGCGCTACATAAATTCTGTACGGAAATGCATTATCTGTAGTCACACGGTAAAACTGAGCTGTAGGCTGATTCATATATGTACTCCAAGAGCGACCACCATCATAAGACACTTGTGCGCCACCGTCATCACCTATAATCATACGGTTAGGATCTTCTGGAGCTATCCATAAATCATGGTGATCTCCGTGTGGTGCGTTATGCGTACTAAAAGTTTTACCTCCATCTGTAGATTTGTGGTAACGCACATTTAAAACATACACTGTATTTTCATCCTTAGTATCTGCATATAGACGTGTGTAATACCAAGCACGCTGGCGCAATTTGCGCTCATCGTTTATTTTTTTCCAAGTTGTTCCTGCATCTGTAGATGTGTATAAACCACCTTCTTCTTGGTTTTCTACCATTGCATACAGTCGGTTACTATTTGCTGGAGAAACTGTGATTCCCATAATCCCTAGTATACCTTCGGCAAAACCATCGTTTGTAGAAATCTCTTTCCAAGTCTCACCGCTGTCTGTACTTTTCCACACAGCAGATCCTTCTCCCCCAGAACTTAAACTATAAGGTGTTCTGCGGGCATTCCAAGTTGTTGCATATAACACACGTGGGTTGTTTGGATCAATAATTAAATCTACAACTCCACTATCTGCATTTGAAAATAAGGTTCTTTTCCAAGTCTTCCCTCCGTCTGTACTTTTGTAAACACCGCGCTCTTGCGTAGGTTTATAGATATTACCTAAAACACCAGCATATACAATATCAGAATTTGTAGGATGCACGCGTATTCTCGGTACGTGACGGCTTTCTTTAAGACCCGACTGTATCCATGTTTTTCCTGCATCTTCAGACTTCCAGATTCCGTATCCCGAAGATACGTTCCCTCTTAGTGTTTTCTCACCACCACCTACGTAGATAACGTTTGGGTCGCTTTTTGAAACCTCAACAGCCCCTATACTTCCTCCAAAAAATCCATCAGAAATATTTTCCCATTCTTTTCCTCCATCATTTGTGCGCCAAACGCCGCCACCAGTGCTTCCCATATAAAATAAATCGGGCTGACCTGGTACTCCAGTAACTGCAGCACTACGCCCACCACGGAAGGGACCAATAAGTCGGTATTCTAGTGCTTCATACGAAGTCTCATCTGGGGTTTGTGCAAAGGTGTCAAGTGATATCGCAAAGCATAACGCCAGGAATAGGTAGCATAATTTTGTCTTCATTTTGATTGTGTTGGTTTTAGCTAAGAAAATTACACAATTCTCTATGAAGTAAGAAGCTAGGATGAATTTTTAACGCTTTCGCGAAAAACTGATTAATCTAAGACCTTGGTCCTGATACTAAGGTCATGTTAATTTCTATAATTTTATTTTTCTAACTAAAAAAAATGATATTTATATCAAAAAGATAATTGAAAAGCAAAAGAATAAGTGGGAGCGAAAAATCTTTTGAATTAAACTATGATTTCATTTCAATAAAATCTTTGAGAAATTCTATCTCATTTAATTCTCTGTTAGGTGTTTTTTTAAGTTTTTTGAGAAGGATTGCATTATCTTTTACTAACTTTTTCAAAAACTTCTTACTTAAAATACTTAATTTTCCAGTATTCATATCTAGAATGCCATTGTATTCGTAGGTGTTACCATTCCCAATATTATAACCTCTATAAATAGCATATTCGTTACTTAAAAAAGTTAATTCAAAATAATTAACATAATTAAAAAAAAGATAATTCTCTCGAGGTATATATACTTTACCATTCTTGCAGACTGCAAAAAGAGATTTATGCTTTTTACCCAAACGAGACTTTTCTTTTTTTGAATTAAATACAAATTTTGCAGCTGGTATTCTTAGAGTTTTCCACAAAGCCAATTTGACTTTTACAGTGTCTCTTTTAAATTCTCCTAAAATTGGCAGACTAGGTTCATTTAATTTGAGTTCGGAGAATGTTTTGAACATACCTTCTTTCCATTCCCTGTTTACATAGCCAGGGTTCTGTGCAATTGTTATTAGTGGTAGCAAAAAAAGAAAGCATAGAGTAACAAGTAAATTTCTCATAATTTAATCTAGTAAGTTTACAAGCAATACAGATATTATAATATTTCAAGACCTTTGCGCTAATTTACAGAGTTTGTTTAGCTATGACAACGATCTGCAATGTTATAATTGAACTTTCACGACCCACCCATCTCGAACAGAGAAATTCTGGCAGTAAGCGTAACATCAATTAGTTACTACAACTAGATTTTTCTTCACATCTCTCCTCAGATAATAACCCGTAACCACTGTAGATAGTACATCTGCAATAGGAAATGCAATCCAAACGCCAAAAACCCCTAAGTAACTAGGTAATATCAATACAAGCGGAATTAAGAAAAAACCTTGTTTTGTAAGACTGAGCAATAGCGCAGGAACAGCCTTACCAATCGCTTGAAAATAGACAGCACCTATTAATTGAATCACAATTACCGGAGTGGCAGCAAAAACCCATCTTAAGGCATCTGGTGTGCGATCCATAAGTATATTGTTATCTGCAATGGCCTGAGCATCTGCATGGCTATCACTTATAAACCACGAGACAAAGAAATCTGGAACCACCATAATAATGATAAAAATGGCGAGCGCTAATCCTCCTGCGTAAATGATAGATGTTTTTATGGTTTCTCGTACTCTGTCATATTGGTCTGCCCCATAATTATAACTAGCAATAGGCATAAAACCTTGTGTAACTCCTATCACAGGAAACAGTGCAAACATTAACATCCTGCTTATAATCCCATAACTTGCGACATCTAGGGCGTCTCCATAATTGATAAGGACATTATTAAGTAAAATAGTAAGCACAGATATCACTCCTTGACGTGCAAGGGTTACTGCGCTAAGTCCTGAAATTTCTGAAACGACTTTGCGTTTTAGCTTCAAACATTCGGCTACGATTCTTAGTTCGCTCTTGAAAATGAAAAACCAAACGATAAACGCAAAACAAATGGCATAGCTAACAAAAGTTGCCCAGGCGGCACCTTCCATCCCATAACCAAGGACATTTATGAGTACATAGTCCATCCCTATATTACCTATAGCAGGAAGAATCATGGCATACATGGCAAATTTGGGTTTACCCTCTGCTCGTATCACATTGTTACCCATCATACACATTGCGAGCATTACAATACCATAAAGGACAATGCGATAATAGGTAAGCGCCATATCTTTAAAGGAGTCATCTGCTCCAAAAAACTCAATGAGCGTATCTTGAAATACGAGCCCTAAAACGGCTAGAAGTCCAGACACCAGAAAAGTAAGGGTAATTTGGTTTCCGAAAACGCGTAGCGCCTTATCATCATCACCAGATCCTAGCGCTCTTGACAGTACAGAACTTCCTCCAATACCTACGGCTAAACCTATGGCTGCAATAAAAAAGGTGACCGGTATAACAACTGTAATCGCACTAATGGCAAGAGGACCTATCCACCTACCTACAAAGATGGTATCTACAATCATATTAAGCGACATCACAAGTATCCCTAT includes:
- a CDS encoding carboxypeptidase-like regulatory domain-containing protein, with product MKQFTFLIILFFSSLCSAQYVITIEANIIDSDTRLGIPYVNAGFVDKAIGTVTNKDGFMSLQFDESKIIDSDVIQFSVVGYKTQSYSFEELVSKFQKDNTIELVKDVYGLDEVMLTSKWGKAERFGSKQRTNELLAYWKDKEGLGGEIASFIKIPKGRHKLSKVSFNVVENISDSIKIRVNIYNYDKGFPREQFLSKPIYHTISSRSGIETIDLIPANIVVSQDIVLSIELLEVYGEELGLAISQSLNSKRSFLRSVSQDGWVKQVSNGVDLSILAKPSLQNNSEITNTKVNRVSILWDVSRSMMDRSLDKEIKLLKAYLGDVNPAEVDVIIFSNTINDKKSFNYGSSQEDVYRFLANQSYFGNTDVSELAETPQNSDVTFLFSDGLVNLGSFDPIYTSGDFIVVSSTQSANHIVLNEWAQYNEGKYIPLYNRKIKEAKSLLNTSDGVFIETIEISENDNNTISGTVYFDEQPLSGVLVSINNTFKEVRTDRSGRFKISAKQGDVLNFEFLGMDSKQVVVEDNIRDLSIRLTKSFDVLNEVVLTGSGAVNKNKQSSVEEAYGILSKEDFPSGAKYVADVLKIVPGLTVKGTGRFAQFITNVNPIGYFIVDDIPFTSLPLYLDASSISSIYVMPGDMAYFKYGSAASNGAIIINTIVNKEANSALVKGNDYEGNLSQLDYSNSINSFEKKLSDKVIGVDKKIEVRGKVLLNNKPVYGCYVIQKGSLNEVITDSNGEFVITTQEGAILSFEYKDTKAKETIILDNSFLKVELESQYEILNEVALTGEAKQKKDKNLTDKEKRLAQKDRSGIGYQSIDKEDFNPGGFSFLADLIRGRFLTILVKGEGDQATYHTRKRSSILQGDEILFAVDGVLTQTPPTFLDLNRIENITFKSTLAGTNKYGALGRNGVIEITTMGGEFIDTKESQSALAKNNDYQEGAKIFSSSRKTGIYNAATTENLKTLQQQFLNKIDEDPLDVNNYIAYYRVLEPLDKNQAVRGLTTILDIADSNTRVLRSLAFFLEEQNLYKQALKIHERVLELAPEESQSHLDITQSYKREGKFVKSFETLKRILSADSTTYNISPELIKIADTELRHLLTKNKDRINYDEVPSAFYETVQLIDKRILIEWNDPQMEFDLQFVNPAKKFYNWSQNLSTPDKSDVITNGLLSKEFIIDDDSNKGEWIINITNNTFKKSRVPLFVKMTIQSNYGGIDEQEQILIIPISQLDQKYTVQKITM
- a CDS encoding Gfo/Idh/MocA family protein; the protein is MKRRSFLQKSAAASAAFTIVPSFVLGGNHVPPSDTLYIGAIGVGGRGGGVVNDLTNYGKVKFVAMCDVDDKMGAASYAMHPKAKTYRDFRKLYDNHIKEIDAIMVGTPDHTHATIALPFMRENKHAYVEKPLTHNIYEARLMATVARQQGIVTQMGNQGASGDGIRVAQEWINSGVIGTVSRVDCWTNRPVWPQGFKHITEGHPVPKNLDWDLWLGPASYRAYNENYLPFKWRGFWDFGTGAMGDMGCHIMETPFKALNLGFPYEAEASCTSIWSGDFVEADYREACPPSSIVRLKFDSPTQGDVGLNWYDGGIMPDLPSELGEGEKPGDGGGGSIFYGSDGIMVTDTYSANPRLLPSERMKDMTAVSQTIKRVTTGHAGEWIEACINGGATSSPFSYGGPLTEAVLMGNLAIKAFQYKELKEGKKSGDWDPYNYPGRRTIKWDGDNMRVTNYEEANAWVKRDYRKGWEL
- a CDS encoding enoyl-CoA hydratase/isomerase family protein, translating into MYNNILSTTENGITTITINRPSKLNALNKETIEELHNAFAKAEEDATVRVTIITGSGEKAFVAGADISEFANFSESEGAELARKGQEILFDYVADMGTPVIAAINGFALGGGLELAMAAHFRIASDNARMGLPEVSLGVIPGYGGTQRLPQLVGKGRAMEMIMTAGMIDANTALEYGLINHIVAQEELLPLAEKLGGKIMRNSPMAIAAAINAVNAGFEDGVDGYDTEIEEFGGCFGTDQFIEGTTAFLEKRKAEF
- a CDS encoding sensor histidine kinase, which encodes MLTFNRTSLGTKIFTSMLTLVLIAFLMIAGVTYFQYKEQIRDYNEERLERKESSIRKTIDFVLDNTSYELKTEKIPYIFKEKIYEIASIQGENITMYDLEGEPLISSTDQLFDSPQQKKLCLETLQNLEESEEKRYVNQLDGEVSQQLSYSYINDPKYKPLAILEIQYEDSEAFINKELREILWRLVIVNILMVFTAILLAYFLAKYITKTLKTVEDNIKATQLDKRNEKIDTIALPSELTTLVNAYNRMIDELEGSAVQLAQNEREAAWREMAKQVAHEIKNPLTPMRLSVQSFERRFDPEDPEVHDKIKEYSKTLIQQIDTMSSIASAFSNFADMPAQQSEILNVPNIVKLSVDIFNERYIYFSSEKEELYANFDRTQLIRVVTNLVKNAVQATKTTEHPNIIVAVQELEKEVEITVTDNGIGISAENEVKIFEPKFTTKSSGMGLGLAMVKNIMETYNGSITFTSQEGKGTVFKVVFPK
- a CDS encoding CopD family protein — protein: MAEYYPYFKSLHIIFVVTWFAGLFYMPRLFVYQIEASEKPSPDKEILGKQLGLMAHRLWKIITGPSMVLTVIFGSLMFYINPGLFSAPWMHIKLAFIVLLFLYHWKSWRIHRSLQEGVFKYSSGQMRLWNEGATLILFAVVFLAVTKSTTNWIFGMLGLVGLAVLLMLGIKLYKKIQDKNPNA